AAAATATTCAAcaccttttccttttttatatacataaaaaaaaatagttaagatTATAGCCTTAGAGTGACGTGGTAgaataaataagatttttttattaatgaaccGAAGGATTTCGTCATTTCGGATTTGAATTAGTGGTGGATGCAGTCTTTTAATATCAGGTTCATTTGAATTCAACTATTTCGTAGTAACTAAcagatttatatataaaaatttattaaaatttaaatttcataatcataaaaataatataaaagatcTTGATGAAAACATTTAACCTGatcaataaatttcaaatttcaaaagatcTACATGATTCTTTGACTTGCTCTAGTGATAGTCAATATATAAAAGCTAACACAAGCTCATGAAGAATAGGTGGCTTAtctttaaatgtatatataaattaaattttccaGTCCAATAATAGAGTTGAAAAGTTGGGTCTAATTATCTAAAATAGGTGAGTTTtgaattaagttttattttttaatttttgaaaattcctTAACCACCTTTCTATTTCTTCTAAACTACTCCAAAGACTTGAAATGCGGAGTCAGAATTTAaggtttatatattataaaatatttttaaaaaaatattaaattaataatttataatgatgtttttttagataaatataaaattgaatcaaaactaGTGATTTTGACTGAACTTGTAATCTATAAGGAGAGTCCGGAGTCTAAAGGGTGAAAGgtgttaacaaaaattttaaaacagtatatgaaatttctttttaataaaaacagTAAAATCGCTCACGAAGTAGTGATTTTGTCCatcgaaaaaagaaaaatcattgcTGTTGCAgcaatttgttaaatttgatttttttctaaaaaaaaaattaaaacaaaatcgcTCCTTTGggagcgattttcaaaataatttttttaacatgaGACAGCGACTtacgttttaattttttttttattatttcttgcttctttttttttaaaaaaaatttaaatcaattttttttaaaaaatcaaatagctGACAAGGCAacgattttttattaaaaaattttatttattttttaaagtcaaatcaCTGCCAAAGCAgcgattttaaatcaattttttttagcaatttgattttaaaaatttaattaaaaattgctGCCTTGGcagcaatttaattttttaaaaaatattttttaatttaaactttttttaataaagaagcaaaaattaatttaaaaaatttaaacttaagTCGTTGCATAAGCAGCGACATactaaaaaagtttttaaaaaaaattatattgaaaatcgctcttttatttttaaaaaaataatcaaatttaacaaatcgcTGTTATAGCAGCGATTTTATTTTCTCCGACGAACAAAATCacaatttcatgaaaatttttttgttttgattaaaaaactcatataccattttaaaatttttgtaaatcttttttacccttttagCTCCGGAATCAATAAAATGTAGGTAAAGAAGAAACTAATGGAGCGTGAACCAATCCCATCACTGCTTTACACATTTCAAGCAactacttttgatttttttttttcgaaagTGGACATGTAATTAATGTTATAAAAATGTGAACCTTAAAGAATAGGTAGATGGcctaatcaaattaaattaataaaatattggtGGCTATCACAAACAAGTACTCCACcttctcaaaataataaatctagCTTTATCAAAAAGTAATTGTcccaaaataaatatcttttagaTTTCGAGACAAGTCATAATGATTCTGTTCAACTTTGAACTATTCACTTATTTTGCTTACtatgaattaaataaagaaCCTTATATACATTGTTTCCTTAATAGGCATGAAATAAACGAATAGACAGGCCTTCAAAACATGTAGGTAAGTTATTATAAGCGTTAGATAACAATCTAATAATATTGTGAAATATACGAGTAAACATTCTATGCAATTCAGAAGGATAATTATTTCTTAAGGGATcgtttaattatgatataagAGCACATGTTATTCATGTATAATACATTGTATTAGTTTTATTCTGTTTGATTGCATTTTTTGTAATCCACATAATTAATACATACATAACTTATGAAGGATCTATGTATAAGTTATGCAGGATAGAAGGTGGAATaaattatgtgagtattaattatatttatattagaaagaTAAATTACACATTTAtccctattaatttatttttaaatcttttttattgAAAACTTTACATGAGTATTCTATTCTCCCTactattttttttggtatacaaacaacttttcatttattttcatttaaaaatcaaaaaaaatatttatcaatattatgaaTAGAAATGTATAACTTTGATAGCGCATATGCTAATTATATAtttgcaatatatattattaaatacatTCACGTATTTAAGTatcatgtattaatttttatttggaatgtcaatttatataatatttataaatttggaatactaaaatagcaatttacattatataaaataggATAATATAATGtacttgaaatatattaatagtattttatttttataagctttaaacattaaaaatataaagagaaaaaatacaGAATTCCTAGTtaagtataaataaaatatcttttttaagggagaatttatgttatttacttattttatttgtaaacaatatatatattaatttatattaaactcaatattcaatAGTTAGTTAGTCATGTAACGTAATTTCTACGTAACTAAATAATACCTACATAACTAAACCCTATAATTAATAGCTTCATACTTAAATCTTGCACGactaatacatatataactaaACCCTGCATAACTCTAACCAGTAACCAAACGGCCCTGAGATTATAATTGCACAGTCTAATAAAAAACAACTTTTGAGTAAATCAACAGACTTTTTTCAAGGCAAATTTGGTATgcaactaaaataatttaaatcttCATCTCTGAGAAACCAGTCACATTCTTGCAATCCAGAAAAATACAGCTTCTTATAAGAGAAGAAAATGAATCAGCAAAACGAAAAAGGcgataaaatttcaaaaattgcacTGCGAGGCTCACTTTGAACTACTGGAAATTTTTTAGTGCAACACATATATCAGTTGCAATGCGTACCAGCTAATCTTAGCTCTCCATCTACATTGTCAAGCTATCTGGATTCTCAATAATCTTGGAAAAAGTTTGAAGGAAGGCTGCTAAGTCCGCGCCATACACAACTCGGTGATCTGCTGTGACGTTTACCTGTAAAAGATTTAAAATGTGAAGTGTGAATTTATTCTTATGATGATGCGAACATCACTTTATCATACAAGTTCACATGAGGCTTCAGTTAAGACATCAAAAGCAAGGTTTCAACCGTAAGCAAAGAAAAAAACTACATATTTCACATGATTATGATTAAAGAAGCATTCTCAGTAGCTATCCGGTCTTACTTCTACCAACAGTTACTGTTCTTTAAGCCCAAGAAGGAAGACAAAGAAGGGAAATATACAGAAAAAATTTTCGATAGGTAGCAGACTTTCACGTTAAGGGAAATGATAGTGGGTTTTCGGAAGGTGAGAAAATCGTGAAAAGGAAAGGTCAAAAGGTAATCAGTTAATAATGCACTTGATGATGCATGCATATAGGTAAATCAGCAAGGTTAGCATTATGTTTAGATGAAACTGTGAGATGAAAAAGCCAGCAAGACCAAGGATTAAAGGAACCACCCACCCAGTTCTATTGTGTTTAAAACCAGGCACATTGATTTTCGGAAACCTGATTTTTGGGAACCAACTGTAGTCGGTTTTGGTGAAGGCTGGAAACAAATTGAGACGTCTGTTGCCTTGCTTCTGGCAATTTATTTCTCTTGTACTGTTTTTCTCAGACAGTCGAAAGTACATTTagtaaagaattaaaaaaaaatgtttagacggttttaattatgttttctcCAGTATGGTAGCATCTAAAATGTTTGTGTTTGAGTTGATATGTTTCAGAACacaaaaaattctcaaaaccaAATCCAAATTCAcatttcaaaaaatcaaaactaattCCTTTTATAGCAGTCATAAAGCAAACCAATCTTAACTCCAAAGATAACTAATGTCAACCCAAGAATAAAAACCCACAAATACATGCCAAGAATACTCCCAAACCCAGATAAAGGATAAGGACTGCAATAGGTTGATGACCAGTGTAAAACTAGTCAATTTATAACGAGTCAGTCCTCTTTAAAACTAAATGGAGTGGAATGAATATAGAAAATTCATTTAAGGATCCCAACTAGTTTGGAGTTGAGGCATCATAGTTGCTACATCTCCTTTAGACTTTAAACAACACTAGAGACGAAAGAAATCCTGTCCACATGTTACTTGCCATTGGATTCTTGTTACATAGTTGGGACGATGAGTAAAGAGAACAAACTTTATCTCTTCGTCTACCTTCATACGAGGGAAACTTAAATGTGAGATAGATTCAATAAGTACCACTATCATCATAAACCACGGCTTCCTAGGTTTATAAAATCCGAAATGCTATTAACTAGAACTGAAATCCACCGTAATCCATCGAAGCCACACTAATTCTCAAAAAGATCTCGTGAGACTAGCTGGATATTCATGATTATAGCCTTAAGGCTTCAAAATTAACAAACCCCGACCCTATCTAGAACCAAGTCAACTATAACCAGCCAATAGAAGGCCAGCACATGAAGCGAGGCACTATCTACTATCTAGAGCCTTTAGTGTGAGATGGTAACTTTCCATAAGAAAAATCTCATCAGCCTTTTATGTAGGTTGGCTGACGCAAAATTGGAGACCATATATCAAATCAGAAAGTCTCAGAATTACCCATAGAACTCAGCATGTAAGGACTGACGTATTTCAGTAATTTCGAGCTGCAATAACCAAGTGCTTATTACTGGAACAACCAAGAATTAGCGGAAAAATTAAAGCTAAGTTCTTTATCTACCAATCCCATATACCACTTATCAAGGGGAAAATGAAGCCAACTTCACCACAATTAACACCGACTGTTGGCAACCCTTCTGATGATTTACAACCCTTGCAAGTGTCTACATTTTGAGATGCGTGCACCCACCCCAAATTGGTTGTAGGATGTAGATGGACCAAATGAGATTGAAGTTTTTTCTCTAGACTGTATTCATGGTTCTTTGATCCATATATAACCAAAATTGATGAGAGATGTGACTGACGTTTGTTGTAGTGCTTGAGTTAACTTGACAAGATCCAATTACGTCCGCAATTGTCATAAATTGTTCAGATATGATTGAAGATTATGGACTACTTCGGATAAAAGAATCACCAGACCCACTTATCAAACTAGAAGTGCAAGAAAATACCAGTCCATTGCTCTTTACAGAATAGTGTTCCAATCCCACAATCCCAGACATTTAAGAAGCATATTAACTAGCAGTTCAGCCAAAAGTCATTGTGAAAGCTCAAATATCTCCAACAAAACTAAAAACTGCAAACACTGAAGACGAtagaaggaaattttttttgcaCATTAGGTCTGCTTAGCACCATGTGCTATAGAGCATGCAATAATGGATAGGAAAGCTATGGCTATCTTGCTAATGAACATGATCCCACATCCCAGTTGGCAGAAAATCTCCCAACTGATCTTCACAGACAAAATATATTAGGTCCATATGCACGAAGGTCCAGCCGATAAAAGTCTGGAACACTTCGGAAGTGAAGCCTAGGCGTAACTGGTAAAGTTGGTTCCATGTGACCAGGAAGTCACGGGTTCGAGCTGTGGAAACACCCTCTTGCAGAAATGCAGGGTAGGGCTGTGTACAATAGACGCCTGTGGTACATCCCTTCCAAGATCCATAACTTACATAGGTTAATCTCATTCTGAAAACTATTCCTCGACTTCAACTTGCTTATCACTCTCTAGGGCCTACCAGACTGTATGCATGACGCATCTACCATGCtaataaaattagaagtaaaAAGACACCCTGAGAAGCATGAAGGGTAGGAATGCAGGAACCCATCTACTCAACATAGGGAAAATATAGGAAACATACAAGAATCTCTTGATATCCGTAAcatctacaattttttttttaattttagctaTATGAGGTAAAGATCATCAGTACATCAAGAATTATCGAAGATAAATGAGAAGAAAATCTTATGGAAACAAGATAAAACAATTGACTTCATCACataaggtttttttttaaaaaaaataattaataagtaACATTTGTATTATAAAACTCAGGACTTAGGTAGTTTTAAACCCCTTTACAGCAAGTCTAAGTATAGTAATATAACAAAGATGACGCAGCCATTTAAGAATCCAACAAAAGCTACCGAATTATCAGTCAAACTAATTATATGGTGTCTAGAAAGGTGGGTTTTTGCCACAGGCACTTGAAAGGGAGATGGAAGCTTTGAAAATCTATAAAAACATGcccttaaaaataaataaatggtatacaatcatattttgtttattttctttgttttcaacTTCTAGAATTCAAGGGAAATTAGGAACTGACCATAGTTCACATAAAAATTCATCGAGAGCTAAGAATTTTGAGTCGCTAGAGTATAGACAAATTAGTTGGGCAACATTATCTAATTAGAGTGAGCAATGATATGTGTCAATAAATTTCACTTCTAAAGTTATCTTCAGTCAAACCTAGCACTTAAAACAACTTTCAAATGGGTAGAGAATGCAAGACATACCAGCATCTTATTTTTGACGCTGAAGAACCCATCAGCATCAGCTACAGGAGTTGGCTTTGATGCTCCAACAGCCATTATAGCCCCCTGAACATTATTCAGTTTTTAAGTTGATGTTACTTCCTAACAACACAATGAAATGTATCGGAAAAAAAAATCAGCTACATCCAACCCCTCACCTGGCCAGGAGGAAGAATAGCATCAAATCGGTCCACACCAAACATGCCCAAGTTGGACAAAGTGAAAGTCCCTGAATTTGGAAATCACAACGCCTCAGTAGACTCCCCTGAGATACCCTAGAAATCCAGTTATAAATTCAATGGAAACAAAATAACCTGAATTGTACTCATGTGGTTGTAGTTGCTTAGCCCTAGCCTTCTCTACCAGTTCCTTCCACTTTTGAGACAACAGATACAGATCCAACTGCACCaacataagataaaaataagaatcacCTATGAGTCTATGACTTAACATCTTTGGCAAAATCAACAACAATTTTAACCAACCAAAACAAGAGAGACTTGATTCAGTGATACTACCTTGTCAGCATCCTGAAGCACCGGTGTTATCAACCCACCGTTAATGGCCACCGCAACAGCAATATTAATACTGCTGTTGTACGTAAAGCTCTTTCCATCTTTACAAGAAGAATTCACAACTGGATGTTGAGCTAGTGCCATTGCCGCAGCTTTGGCCAACAATGCGGTCATTGTAACACCCTTCTTCTTGACCTGTTTATCAATTCAATCACAAGGTAGTCCATGTTTAAACTCCAGAATCTAAAACCAATTGCACATTTTTACTATGCATCACATAATAGTCTGTGTTAAGTCATGTGACCACCTCATTTCAGAACACAGTTATTCTGCAACTCTTCCATCACAACACTTAGGCCAAGTGAGTGAAAATTCTTGTGAACACCCTATTAAATTGAAGTATAACTTATACTCctcttaatttttttgtctAACTTTCCTTTTTAATCCGTTTTAAAAGGACTGTCTCTTCTCTCTTTTAACAACTCTTTAATACGTAACTACGTAACTTTTCAGCTGACATGTTTATCACCACGAGATTAAAGATATTTTGCTACATTCTACACGCCTATAGTTTAAGACCACCATGACTAAAAAAGTAgactttactttcttaaactctgCATCACATCAAAGCcagacaaataaattgaaacgaagCATCACGTCAAAGCcagacaaataaattgaaacgaagGGAGTACTAAGTTTGCAACTAAAGTCTCAAATTTAAATCACTCACCTTTAGGTATAAAGCATCAAGGGCATCAGTAATAACTGGATACCCAACACGAAATGTTGGAACAGAGAGACTCTCCACCATATTCTTGGACACTGCAACTTGCATTGTTGTGAACGGAACAACTGTTGACCCAGGAATCTCTGGTAAACTAACCGGAGCAGCTTTAGCTGGCGCACCCGCTGCCGGAGCAGCAGcaggaggaggaggaggtggGCTAATACTCTTGGACGGTGCCGGAGTAATTCCAGCAGCTTTCTCAACATCCTCCGATGTAATCCGTCCAAATGGGCCGGTCCCCTTCACCTTATTGATATCAATTTTATGCTGCTTCGCCAATTTCTTCGCATTTGGGGTTGCAACAATTTTCTTCGGCTCATCAGAAGAAACCACAACCGGAGATTGAGGTTCAGGAGTACTCTCCGATCCAGAAGAAGAACCCCCAGATTGTCCTTTCGCTTTCGCTTTAGCTTCAGCAATTTCATCTTCTGTTTCAGCTAATAACCCAATAGGAGCACCAACAAGTGCAGTTTCACCTTCGTTAACAACAATAACAGCTAAAATCCCATCGTAAAACGTCTCAACATCCATATCAGCTTTATCCGACTCCACAACAACGACAGATTCACCTTTAGACAAAACATCACCTTCCGATTTAACCCAAGATACGATCTTTCCTTCAGTCATCGTTGAGCTCAATGCCGGCATGAAAATCTCTCGAATCTTCGATTCAACAACCGGGAGTTTGTATTTTCTGGGTTTCTGAGGAAGCATTGTGCGTGTGGATGAGAAACGGCCGAGGGAAGATGAGAAGGATATTGCAGAGGATTGAAGTGACGCCATTGAAGCTAAAATTTGgggaattttttttgtgaaaatggTAAATTGAGTTAAGATTTATatggagaaaatgaagaagaaaatggcGGAGAAGACGAGGAAGTATTAGTTCTAAGTGTAGCTTTGAGTTTTCCGCCGATTTGGTTGCTGTATATTTGGGGGCGTAGGCTAAAGTTCGTTGGGAATAATGTTCCCAAAtagattgttttattttgtatttttaaaaaagaaaaactcaaagtTACAAAAAGAATTCTTATTTGATCCAATTCAGATACATCTCAAACGTTTCAATACGTCACATTTAAATTCAACCAATTCAGATACATCTCAAACGTTTCAATACGtcacatttaaattcaaatatattctgACATATCATGTCTCAGTTTTGTATACATCATTCAACATCTCGATAAGTCATGTATATTGATCTGTCCAATTAATACATCGCGTGATACATTATGTAAAGTGACCTCACAATACATTGCGTGTGTCCTGATAAATTGCAAACTGATGTATCTCTTTGATTAATCACTTAAACTGATGTAATCGACCAATACATCATGTAAAAtgaggtattcgatacatcagATAAAGTGATGTATATGATGTATCCGACTGATACATCGCGTAGaataagaatttttataaatggttgaaattttttttaaaaatagcaaaataaattgtatttttagataatttttccaaaaaatattgtttttggTTAAATGGTGGTTATACAtgttgaaatgtttttttttaagttgacataattaagaaaaatactaTGACAGGTTTTgatactatattttttaatttagtgtATGAATTTTACATGTATATCTCGCGTTAACTAATGatattagtataaaaataataaatatcgtGCATGTGTTATATATTAAGTACAAAACAtactaacaataatatattcagtgaaattttatcatgaaatgaataaaatatacacaaatatTATCACTATTTATGTGGAGATATAAAAGTTGTTTCTGAACTCTCATACatcaaattcaaacaaaacaagaagaaaacaataaagaaaacataTCTGTTAATAAGATAAGTAATGCAAACAGTGGTAGATCCACCATTACTTGCGTATAGGTGTGAAGATTGTTTGTGAAAGGCAATCGGCTCAAGTgcattaaaaacaaacaaataaaaaaaaaaacatagcaCTCAGGGTTCAGAAaaatctctatatatatataaatgtgaatCAAGAATTGCTGATGTGGCATGCCTCTAAGGGctggatttttttatttatttattggagatttttggtgtaaagtattttttcattttaaaatataaaatattatttaatatttttgtaaatattaaagCATAGTATTTAATCATTCCCACATTAAATCATACATAAAAGCTTCAGTTATCAAATTCTTAccttaaaaacatttttcttaattgtaaaatttaagaaaatttattctttacacttaattagagaatttgaaatgttttttaacATTAACATTTGAATACTATATAAACCATACCATTAGATTGCTACATGTTGGACATGAGATTGTTTGTAAAAGATGAAAGTCGGACGAATATGATGGTGTCGAGATAGCCATGGATTTATGCGCTGCTGATCGAAGAAGACAACTAAATATGGAGTTTGAAAACCTCTGAAGCTTTTGCCATTCTTTTGcatttgtttatttacttttcttttttaatctaGCTAGTgctataatttattttcctttttgattaTTGAGAATCGATTCCACTTTTGGAATTGATAGatatactattttttaatttttattgattaataaatCTTGATAGaacatttgtgtttttttttaaaaaaaaagaaaatatttcatgtaatataactaaaatttaagtttaatttgcagtcatttattttgttacatattttaattttttattttctctaatctatgaaatctttaaaaaaaaatcaaatttctcatcattataacaatttattaattttcatttttctttattgttactacaatttattatttttatttaaattcttttttctgccttctatttttataattttctaaaaagaaaTGTATTTAACTCTGATTCTTATTTCCATAATTTAACATTGTACCTTctatttctattaaatatatatgttttatttatgtcTCCTTTTATTACCATGAATATGTTCTGcccattttttctcaattaatttcatttaatttgttgtaaaatgttgaaaaaaattaaaatatcttattttttttatcattaataaaatactattagttaatttttctaaaatttttctttcattctcctaattttctttcatttattaaaaaataaaacacttcTTAAATTCTGATAAATCTCTATCACACtcatttttaaagatttttttttttttgtaatttgtcagaaatttatttataacttattcttttttaatttttaaacttcCATCTTTTTTTGAGTAGCAGgagtctatttttttttttgtgaaagtaaatacatacatatatatatatatatatatatatatatttttatttttttttttatatgtaagcAAAACTGTAGCTTctgaatttcttatttttggaaaagtataactgattattaattaataattgattttttgttttttgattttcttttttttcccttcatTTACAACTCAATTCTTTAATTATCATACTCTCTCCGCCtgaaattgtttgtcatggtttctattttaagagtcaaactataaaaactttgactaacattttaagatgtattttttcatcatattaatatgcaaaaaaatgtaattagtacttttcatgtagttttagaatatctaatttctctatttaacgtatcaaattaatgtaatttaatttacctttgaaaattaataaaattgactttcgataagcgcaatatgacaaataattccGGATGGAGAGAGTATTCAATAAAatgttaagaaactaaaaagtcatttctttaatataagttttaatgatatttattttcattacattagcaactttttatttttctaatttctaaagtaattaataatcatattgatattagaTATTATAGTCTATAAATAAAGATAGTCAAAATTTTATAGAAATcatcactttaattttttttgttgttatgttTCTAAGAGATATTGTTAGATTATGCAGAAATCATCgcattgatttatttatttttttgttgtttttatattctttatgtttattatttgaatattttagcttgactcaaaaaataagatgcaaattattaaattatgatcaacCTATGGAGTGGATATCAGCAAAACTCAAAAGATTAATTAtgcattaaatttatatattattctttgcTATAAAAAATCAAGGTCTAACAATTATATTACAAACAcatctttatttatataatacttaataaaattaCTCATAACTTATCATTTCTTATAATCGCGCGAAGCGCGTATAAGTTCactagtaaaaatataaatgtgcATTTAACAAAAGTCAAATTGTTGTCTTATCTCTTCTCTTTCATTTAGATGACTCAAAAgtagtatatcaatatatacatagttttaccctatatatatataatg
This DNA window, taken from Solanum lycopersicum chromosome 5, SLM_r2.1, encodes the following:
- the LOC101257857 gene encoding dihydrolipoyllysine-residue acetyltransferase component 4 of pyruvate dehydrogenase complex, chloroplastic, with protein sequence MASLQSSAISFSSSLGRFSSTRTMLPQKPRKYKLPVVESKIREIFMPALSSTMTEGKIVSWVKSEGDVLSKGESVVVVESDKADMDVETFYDGILAVIVVNEGETALVGAPIGLLAETEDEIAEAKAKAKGQSGGSSSGSESTPEPQSPVVVSSDEPKKIVATPNAKKLAKQHKIDINKVKGTGPFGRITSEDVEKAAGITPAPSKSISPPPPPPAAAPAAGAPAKAAPVSLPEIPGSTVVPFTTMQVAVSKNMVESLSVPTFRVGYPVITDALDALYLKVKKKGVTMTALLAKAAAMALAQHPVVNSSCKDGKSFTYNSSINIAVAVAINGGLITPVLQDADKLDLYLLSQKWKELVEKARAKQLQPHEYNSGTFTLSNLGMFGVDRFDAILPPGQGAIMAVGASKPTPVADADGFFSVKNKMLVNVTADHRVVYGADLAAFLQTFSKIIENPDSLTM